CAACATTGATCTGAACAACAAAAGGAAAGGTATAACTGCAACTGCTTCTGGCATACCTAGAGCTCAATCCCAATGGGGAGGGTCTACTGTGCTCTATTTACTTGGGAGGAGTTACCTGTGTCAGGGATCAGAAAGGTCATGGGTTCAGGGCTTCAAGGGTTCCTGGTCCTAGGGATGCAGGTTTACACCTCAGAAGGATCTATTCCTATCCACTAACTCTGGGTCAGAAGGGGGTCTTACCACTATCTGGTCCCTTGTATCATTTCTCATTTGTCCAGAGAAGTCTCTACCgaggaggcagaagaaaaatCCAGAGACCTCAATGTGATGTTTATTGAGAACAGTGCCAAATTCACCACTGCTTATTCTTTTGGATAACCTTGGCTTGTCCTATCGTAGGGTGGGGGTAAAGTTCATCTCCCCATCATGCAATGCAAAGGCCTGGAATCATATCTCTAAACctgaccttttttctttcttttgcacatacacacacacacacacacacacacacacacacacacacacacacacacacacacacagggctatTCCATAGCATGGTTTCTGCCCTCACTTCCAGAGGTAATTCCTCTCCACTGAAGGAAGAGGAGAGTATCCTTTCTCCCAGCTTTGCTGGGGTAGGGAGGGTACACGCAGAGAAGGCAAACTTCCCTTGCTGAGTTGATGGCCAGGCCAATTTTTCTGCCTGACTGATATTGAAGTGGACTAACTTCAGCCCAAAGCAGCTCCCTGGTTTGCCTTTAGGTGAAAGGGATCATAAGataaaaattccttttctgtATCTCCTAGAAGATGCCCCTGGGAGTTAAGATTTGACCCCAGCCACTTTATTACCTTCCTTCCTTACCACACACTTCAGTGCTGAAATCCAGCTGGAACCTTCCAATGAGTCAGGCATCAAAAACCATTGTTCCTGTTGATAGCTTAGGTTACCTCTCTGCCTAATATGATCAACTTACTGCATTTGGGCTTCCCAGTACCAGTCCTTCTCCCCCAACCTCATGTTTATGGTTTAAATACTTGGTCACTTACTAAGCTCTTGTTCAATTCCTAGGCTCAGGAGTAAAACAGAACCCCTGAAAATACTATCACTTTCTCTTGACCACTTCTCACAGTTACAGGGTAGAAAGTTCTGGCAGAGTCCAGGAATCCCACCTGGCCGTCTGTGACTGCTAAAACACATCTATAGGGGATGCAGTTCTACAGCAGCTGGGATACCTCAAAGATTGATACAGTTCCTTCTCCACTGTCTTATTATCTCACCCTCAATAAATGACTGGTCCTTTCACCTCAGCCTCTTATTGTTTGCACCTTCTCCATGCTATACCTACACCTCCACAATGCAGTTGCATCATGCTGGTGTCCCAACACAGAACCATTCTAAATACCTCAAAGAACCAATTTAGGGCAGGATTTTTGCCTCTTAGGCCCGTGGCACCTGGCTGGGACTTTTTACCCTGTTTACCACACTTCTTCGATGAgttgttttaaaaccttttaaccGCAGACAGTTGGGAGAGTCTTGGACCTCAACATTCAGTGGACTCAGCCAATATGCCTTTGTGCAAGTATCTCAGCCTCTAGTTTCTTACTCAGATGGCCACTGGGGGGCAGCAGAGCAAACAGGAGCATATATTCTATATATGGGGGGATttcccaggaaacacagagacagCTAGATGGATTGTACCTCCAGCTCTGCTCACTAGGATGTTGCTACCTGACAATAGCAGCAAGCCTCTAGAAGAGGTACCATAGTAGAGCTGGGGTGGGATTTATAGGAAGAACCAGAACTTCCTCACAGAGATATGTTACTACTATTTAGAACTGTTTCCTATATTTGAAGACTTATTcaccttattttaaaatccattaaaaacaaaaaagaagcatggAAACCCTGGGTGATTAGTGCTTCGCAGAGTCAGGAAATTGGTTGGTTTGTGCAAAATTTGGAGAGAAGAGAGTAGAGTGGCAAAGTGAGTTAACTGTGGCAACATGAGTAGATGTGGCACTGAAAGTGCAGAGGGGCAGCCTCCTAATtgtattgtgattttttaaatcgaggtatagttgatgtacataATTGTATTGTGACTTTGAATAAAAAGATCTTTaagtacaaaaaaatttaaaaaataaaaattcagacatccaggctccacctcagatcaGTAGAATCACTCAATGGGGGCAAGGGCctcaaaatatatattgaagCTTCCCAGGATTCTTTCAAGGCAAATTCGGGACTTTCATTATGGGGTACAACTTCACCCCATACCTCATTAACTTTCTATTCTGAACGGGTACTGTGAACATGCCAATGGAAATGGCCTAAGGTGTGGCCTGGAATCTCTAACAATGGATTGCTGAGAACATAGCAGAAGGTTATCTGGGGGCTGGGGTGAAGACAAGGGGGAAATCAGCAGTCAGTACTACTCAACCAACCAGGTGAAAATTGGGAAGCAATTTCTTACTGCTGTCCCCAAAAAGAAATGCATCTAAGCCTCTCCCTTAGTTTATGTTCCCGATGAAAGAATCtgggaaaagagaagacagaactaTATTAATACTGCCCCCTGCAGAGAAATGGCCACAGCTCATGGGGGAAGGGGCACTGTTTCCTCCAGTACCCCCTCACCCTATACCATTCCTCAGTTATACTGTAGATAAGCTTCCTGGGTCTCCCTAATGTTCTGAGAGAGACAATTGTGAAATACATATAGTGTTGCTCTGCTGCTTCTAGTGGCTCCTCCCTTTGgaagagcttttatttttatctcgAAGGCATTTAACACCCAATCAGTATCATCCAAATCAGTATCAACCAACATTTCCTCAGcattgtgttttacttttttggaGGGAGAAGATagaaggagggagtgggggaaaaCGGGGTTCCACTGGAGTCTCCAAAGTATATGACTGGTAGTATAAGGATGGGATGAGATGGCCAGGCAGATTAGGTGGGAGGCCCCCAAGATCTGTAGACATTAATGAAAATGACACGACATATGTGGAATTGCCTCGCAcatggtattcaataaatgtcagctgccTTCTCTAGCAGGGTTCTCCACAGGCTAAGCGATACCTAGACATCATCATCCTTCTCCTTCCAGGGAATGAAGCCCACCTAGAAAACTAGGGAACTCAAAGTGCAGTACAGGTGGGATAATGCAGTTGGCCAGCTGGCTCAGGGCAGGGCCTCACTGTCTCCCTATCCTCCCTACTCCACTCTGCCAGGGTGGGGCTGAGAGTAGAGTTTCCCAAGTGGCTTCCCTGAGGCCTAGCTAGCTCGTTCTAGAAGATTCCACGTGGAGGGCTGTGGGTTGCAACTCTCTAGTGCACAGTCCTCTCTTTCTGGCGGTGATAATctgggggaaaggaggaaaagagcagGTTATTTTCCAGCCTGAGATTCCGACTCCCCATCTCCAACTTGTGGGGCCTCTAGTAATTGGTATTTAAAGAGTTCCTACCGAAGGCCCTGCCAGGTAAGCAAAAAAGAGAGCGGCACTTACTATAGGGAAAGAAGCGGACACGCATGCTGATTTCTCGAGCTGTCTTCAGGATCTCAACAGCCTGGAAGGAACACAGCAGCTTGTACAAATGAAGAGATACAACCCAGGACGGAATCATAACAGAAGGAATGTAGTTTGCCATTCCAACCTTCTGGGTCACTAATAGCTGCTTCCCTCTTACCAAGGAGAAATTCTTTCTTATCAAGTTACACATCAGGCTAATCTTATCCACTGCGTCCTACCTGGGATGGCTTCTTGCCTCACCACAGCCCAGGGTGCTGTGCTCACCTTGCTGTGCTCAATATCTTGGAAATCCACATCATTCACAGCTAGGACTTGGTCCCCTTCCTGAAGTCCTGCTCGATGTGCATCAGAGTCCGGAATCACCTGTTGGTAAGGAGAGAATATACATGATCAAGGTGGGATAATTTCAAAGAATGTAAGTGAATTAAGTGCTATTCAAACGTAAGGTACCAtcggttgtgtgtgtgtgtgagacaatGCAGGGAAACGGGTGGCTTGCCAGGTGGGAAGTTTTAAGTGGGCAAGGGTATCCCCACTATGCCCCTTCTATGAGTCTACTAAATCATCCCTCTCCCCAAGCCTTGGGACATCAGGGTTCTGCAACCTGATAACTTAACAAAGGGAAGTAGCTATCCATATTGCCTACCAGGCATACGCACCTTGGAGATGAAGATGCCTAGCTGGGAGGCCTTTCCTCCTCGGATGTTAAATCCCAACTGTAAGACAAGAGCACAGAATGGGGGCTCAATACAGACCACAAACACAAGAACATCTAGTAGCATCACTGTATGATAGCTTGCCTTGTGTCCCTCAGAGAGAAGTCAGAAGTTGTGGAAGTAGCATCTCAGCTTTTCTGCCCATAAAAGTAAGTTTCTTTACCTTCTTACCTGCTTCCCAATCCGTCCCCGCAACCGTGGCCAACTTCTGGGCCTGGTACGGACAAATCTCACCTGGAATAAGAGGCAACTGTTCCATAAGCTCACCTGAGCTCCAGGGGGCTTCTTCAGTGTGATGATACGGGGCAGAAACTGGGTCAACTCATTGTTGTAGTCTGGGTGGTATACCCTCTGCAAGACACAGCAACCCCAGAAATCTTACTACCAGTCTTACTACCTTCATCTAGAACACAACTGCATCACCCTGAAGCCAGGAGAAGGTGA
This window of the Physeter macrocephalus isolate SW-GA chromosome 21, ASM283717v5, whole genome shotgun sequence genome carries:
- the PDZD11 gene encoding PDZ domain-containing protein 11 — encoded protein: MDSRIPYDDYPVVFLPAYENPPAWIPPHERVYHPDYNNELTQFLPRIITLKKPPGAQLGFNIRGGKASQLGIFISKVIPDSDAHRAGLQEGDQVLAVNDVDFQDIEHSKAVEILKTAREISMRVRFFPYNYHRQKERTVH